In a genomic window of Thermocladium sp. ECH_B:
- a CDS encoding tryptophan synthase beta chain, which produces MITSWYNISADLPRPLPPPMDPYEGDSRIALLTRILPSDLIDQEFTAERYVPIPERVQELYERIGRPTPLRRARGLERAIGTKAKIYYKFEGALPGGSHKLNTAVAQVYYASIDGAKEVVTETGAGQWGLAVAIASALIGINAKVFMTKNSYINKKQRVLFMRVFGADVSPSPSDLTEFGKSTLTKDPNHPGSLGVAISEAIEYAVKGEGRKYIPGSVLEFVLLHQTIIGLEAMQQMPEEPDLVVGCVGGGSNFSGLSFPFIGSKLTGAGFEKTRFLAVESNAAPKLTRGSYMYDYPDTAGTLPMIRMFTLGHDYVPPPIHAAGLRYHGAAPSLSLLVKDGYVETRSYEQEEVMEAARLFAKSEAILPAPESAHAIRAVIDEARRMGSGTILFNLSGHGLLDSDAYEKVLRI; this is translated from the coding sequence ATGATAACTAGTTGGTACAATATATCGGCTGACCTGCCGCGCCCATTGCCGCCCCCCATGGATCCCTATGAAGGCGACTCAAGAATAGCATTACTGACTAGGATACTGCCCAGCGACTTAATTGACCAGGAATTCACGGCGGAGAGATATGTCCCAATACCGGAGAGGGTTCAGGAACTATATGAGAGAATAGGTAGACCCACTCCCCTCCGCAGGGCGCGGGGGCTTGAGAGGGCAATAGGAACTAAGGCCAAGATATACTATAAATTCGAGGGCGCACTGCCCGGCGGCAGTCATAAATTGAATACCGCGGTGGCGCAGGTCTACTACGCCTCAATAGATGGCGCGAAGGAGGTGGTGACGGAGACAGGCGCGGGGCAGTGGGGACTCGCCGTAGCCATAGCATCAGCGCTGATAGGGATAAATGCTAAGGTGTTCATGACTAAGAACTCCTACATTAACAAGAAGCAGAGGGTGCTCTTCATGCGGGTCTTCGGCGCCGACGTGAGCCCAAGCCCAAGCGACTTAACGGAGTTCGGTAAATCAACGCTGACTAAGGACCCGAATCACCCGGGCAGCCTTGGGGTAGCAATATCGGAGGCCATTGAGTACGCCGTGAAGGGCGAGGGGAGGAAGTACATACCGGGCAGCGTGCTGGAGTTCGTGCTGCTTCATCAAACGATAATCGGTCTAGAAGCAATGCAGCAAATGCCCGAGGAGCCGGATCTAGTGGTTGGGTGTGTGGGTGGAGGAAGCAACTTCAGCGGCCTCTCCTTCCCATTCATTGGATCCAAGTTAACCGGGGCTGGGTTCGAGAAGACGAGGTTCCTCGCAGTGGAGTCCAACGCGGCGCCGAAGTTAACTCGGGGCTCCTACATGTATGATTACCCCGACACGGCGGGTACCCTGCCAATGATACGCATGTTCACGCTGGGGCATGATTACGTGCCGCCCCCCATTCATGCGGCCGGCCTCAGGTACCACGGCGCGGCGCCCAGCCTCTCCCTGTTGGTTAAGGATGGCTACGTGGAGACTAGGTCGTATGAGCAGGAGGAAGTAATGGAGGCTGCCCGCCTCTTCGCTAAGTCGGAGGCTATACTGCCAGCCCCTGAATCAGCGCATGCAATTAGGGCAGTGATTGATGAGGCGAGGCGCATGGGGAGCGGAACAATACTCTTCAATTTATCAGGTCATGGATTGCTTGATTCGGATGCATATGAGAAGGTGTTGAGGATATGA
- a CDS encoding tryptophan synthase subunit alpha, with amino-acid sequence MEVSRPSLGLYITATYPDSATFLEVLNRTRGIVDFYEIGIPTSNPKYDGPIIRMTHFKSQLKGLEAIKIANYEKSILMGYIDDYVSSLDTVAKTAAEVGASAILFPDLLFDHFNRLNDYVVAMRRHDLRPAFFVSSKTPHRIIEKLASLEPLFIYLGLYASTGTKLPVYIERNVSIVRKLIGDTYLVTGFAVRDSSMVRALIEAGANGVVVGTAFIERMSDLGNAVEFLKELREGL; translated from the coding sequence ATGGAGGTAAGTAGGCCCTCGTTGGGCCTATATATAACCGCCACGTACCCCGATTCGGCAACATTTCTAGAGGTCCTCAATAGGACTCGGGGCATCGTGGATTTCTATGAAATCGGGATACCGACAAGTAACCCCAAGTACGATGGCCCCATCATACGGATGACTCACTTCAAGTCGCAGCTAAAGGGGCTTGAGGCAATAAAAATCGCCAATTACGAGAAATCGATATTGATGGGATACATAGATGATTATGTGAGCTCCCTAGATACGGTCGCTAAAACCGCTGCTGAAGTCGGTGCATCCGCCATATTATTCCCGGACCTCTTGTTTGATCACTTCAATAGGCTTAATGATTATGTCGTTGCAATGCGCAGGCATGACTTGCGCCCAGCATTCTTCGTGTCAAGCAAGACTCCCCACAGGATAATAGAGAAACTGGCATCACTTGAGCCCCTATTCATTTACCTGGGGCTATATGCATCCACTGGAACAAAGCTGCCGGTTTACATTGAGAGGAATGTCTCGATAGTGAGGAAATTGATTGGGGATACTTACCTGGTCACTGGGTTCGCCGTGAGGGACTCAAGCATGGTTAGGGCACTAATAGAGGCTGGAGCAAATGGAGTAGTCGTGGGCACCGCCTTCATTGAGAGAATGAGCGATCTAGGCAATGCAGTGGAATTCCTGAAGGAATTGAGGGAGGGATTATGA
- a CDS encoding permease, translating into MITLIQYLLAVVSGVLVGFSLGLIGGGGSILAVPLFLYFVGLDSLPNAAHIAIGSTALAVGLNAYINSYMHLKKHNVSPRVGTLFAGVGLIGSLLGAYLGHITPGTSLLIYFSIAMIVLGAYMAIRRESTKPGTSDEIPRVMESLKKCPKLTPSTAAKVGGAGFVVGLISGYFGIGGGFLIVPSLMFSAGLCITRAIGTSLLSVGTFGVASGAEYAVYGDVLILVSLLYVLGGALGGYAGTSLAVKAPRNILRVAYGAIIVLVGIYMLFKLGVL; encoded by the coding sequence ATGATAACTCTTATCCAATACCTCCTTGCAGTGGTGTCGGGAGTCTTAGTGGGGTTCTCGCTGGGGCTCATAGGTGGAGGAGGATCAATACTGGCCGTTCCCCTCTTCCTCTACTTCGTTGGGTTGGACTCTCTGCCCAACGCGGCTCACATAGCCATAGGCTCCACGGCGCTAGCGGTGGGGCTAAACGCATACATAAATTCATACATGCACCTAAAGAAGCATAACGTGTCGCCCAGGGTCGGTACCTTATTTGCCGGGGTCGGCCTAATCGGCTCGCTCCTAGGCGCCTACCTGGGCCACATAACGCCTGGAACGAGTTTATTGATATACTTCTCCATAGCCATGATAGTGCTGGGGGCATACATGGCGATTAGGAGGGAATCAACGAAGCCGGGCACCAGCGATGAGATTCCCAGGGTAATGGAGTCGCTTAAGAAGTGCCCCAAATTAACCCCATCAACGGCGGCCAAGGTTGGGGGCGCGGGATTCGTGGTTGGATTGATAAGCGGCTACTTTGGGATAGGGGGTGGATTCCTCATAGTGCCCTCCCTAATGTTCTCGGCCGGCCTATGCATAACGAGGGCCATAGGCACCAGCCTCCTCAGCGTTGGAACATTCGGAGTAGCCAGCGGGGCTGAGTACGCAGTGTACGGCGATGTGCTGATACTGGTGTCCCTCCTATATGTTTTGGGCGGCGCACTAGGCGGCTACGCCGGCACCAGTCTCGCAGTTAAGGCGCCTAGGAACATTCTTAGAGTGGCCTATGGCGCAATAATAGTGCTGGTGGGCATATATATGCTATTTAAGCTAGGCGTCTTGTGA
- a CDS encoding transporter, whose product MRPMWIVASILLVGALIMLVGGVAMQMVLHIYTAPLWVGIFAGILLSIPLEIWDFPNPDVIIRAITLKDRLLMVCFGLVIGVGAILLYALNLFVPMLHWGIKAFFVPGVVIGGLIFGAGVAVAGYFPGTIWIALGQGRRDAIYAVIGGLLGALAWSLIFGPAKPFFWETLNFGPITWPTLFGLTSKAYEFMVAIVFGLLMISMWLFVPRRQGGKACVLHLTGKSNESMALEDEIKEFKEDYKKIPDYVIEAVSVQQPSSSRVIFALAFDFALVAVAVIVLRQIFGESTTYSWIWAQALFAINPHFAASLPYFQLFGGLKIVNGVPIDKPFSEIGWEPLSDLGTFLGGLISSVFITRRFMGFKQWTPHIWTNRFGTGKLRPLAAFLGAFMVLFGARMANGCASGHILSGNLQMAVSSFAFFMAVLAGAIVTAYIVYGLRPWTAN is encoded by the coding sequence ATGAGGCCGATGTGGATCGTGGCCTCAATACTCCTCGTGGGCGCATTAATAATGCTGGTAGGAGGCGTCGCAATGCAGATGGTTCTGCACATATACACGGCGCCCCTATGGGTTGGAATATTCGCCGGCATCCTACTTTCCATCCCGCTGGAGATATGGGACTTCCCCAATCCAGACGTAATAATACGAGCAATAACACTTAAGGATAGGTTATTGATGGTTTGCTTCGGGCTAGTGATAGGGGTAGGCGCCATCCTACTCTATGCATTGAACCTCTTCGTGCCAATGCTTCACTGGGGCATTAAGGCGTTCTTCGTGCCAGGCGTAGTCATAGGCGGCTTAATCTTCGGCGCAGGAGTAGCGGTGGCCGGCTACTTCCCGGGAACCATATGGATAGCCCTTGGACAGGGAAGGCGCGACGCCATCTATGCAGTTATAGGGGGATTACTTGGTGCATTAGCTTGGTCCCTAATATTCGGTCCAGCCAAGCCATTCTTCTGGGAAACCCTTAACTTTGGACCAATTACTTGGCCAACGCTCTTTGGGTTAACCAGCAAGGCCTATGAATTCATGGTGGCCATAGTCTTCGGCTTATTAATGATAAGCATGTGGCTCTTCGTGCCTAGGAGACAGGGCGGAAAGGCATGCGTACTGCACTTAACCGGTAAGTCTAATGAGTCAATGGCTCTGGAGGACGAGATAAAGGAGTTCAAGGAGGACTACAAGAAGATACCGGACTACGTGATAGAGGCAGTATCCGTTCAGCAGCCCTCCTCTTCAAGGGTCATATTCGCCTTAGCCTTTGACTTCGCCCTAGTGGCGGTGGCAGTGATAGTGCTTAGGCAGATATTCGGGGAATCCACTACCTATTCCTGGATATGGGCTCAAGCATTATTCGCCATTAATCCACACTTCGCGGCTAGCCTCCCATACTTCCAATTATTCGGCGGCTTAAAGATAGTTAATGGAGTGCCCATCGATAAGCCCTTCAGCGAGATAGGTTGGGAACCGCTCTCCGACCTAGGCACCTTCCTAGGCGGCTTAATCTCCTCAGTATTCATAACTAGGAGATTCATGGGATTCAAGCAGTGGACTCCACACATATGGACTAATAGGTTCGGCACTGGAAAACTTAGGCCACTTGCAGCATTTCTCGGCGCATTCATGGTGCTCTTCGGGGCCAGGATGGCTAATGGCTGCGCAAGTGGACACATATTGAGCGGGAATCTACAAATGGCCGTCAGCAGCTTCGCGTTCTTCATGGCAGTGCTGGCCGGCGCCATAGTCACCGCCTACATAGTATACGGCTTAAGGCCATGGACCGCTAATTAA
- a CDS encoding aldo/keto reductase, producing MVSEIGIGVWSLVTDWWGRGDKAEEIIEYALRNGINFFDTADSYGNGRGEELLGRTIGQRRDEAVILTKIGYDIYHHEAGQREIPQNFSPDYLEKALRNSLKRLNRDYVDILMLHNPRMDTIMNAEVFRWLEGIKRDGYARVIGISLGPTLGWEEEGLAAIRMGYGAMEYIYNIIEQRPGKSFLASPGAENVGHFIRVPHASDALDDDKWPIINSRGLHRSFKDIEWIERAVSGAKKLIPVAAAMGMKLSQLSLAFVLSFSNVTSVMPNITTKSDIDKYVAVEGRELGEEVIAKINEVYESDFRILNEESIRETDRYRKPREKSN from the coding sequence ATGGTTTCCGAGATAGGCATTGGCGTTTGGTCCCTCGTGACTGATTGGTGGGGTAGGGGAGATAAGGCGGAGGAAATCATTGAGTACGCGTTAAGGAACGGCATAAATTTCTTCGACACGGCGGATAGTTACGGCAATGGAAGAGGAGAGGAATTGCTTGGGAGAACAATAGGGCAGAGGAGGGATGAGGCCGTGATTTTGACGAAGATAGGGTACGACATTTACCATCATGAGGCTGGACAACGCGAGATACCGCAGAACTTCTCTCCAGATTACCTAGAGAAAGCATTACGGAATAGCTTGAAGAGGCTTAATAGGGACTATGTCGATATATTAATGCTGCATAATCCACGGATGGATACCATAATGAACGCTGAGGTATTTAGGTGGCTTGAGGGGATTAAGCGGGATGGGTATGCGAGAGTTATAGGGATCTCGCTTGGCCCCACTCTTGGTTGGGAGGAGGAGGGGCTTGCAGCCATTAGGATGGGGTACGGCGCTATGGAGTACATCTATAACATAATAGAACAGAGGCCGGGCAAATCCTTCCTAGCATCGCCGGGCGCGGAGAACGTGGGGCACTTCATTAGGGTTCCGCATGCATCGGATGCCTTGGATGACGATAAGTGGCCAATAATTAATTCAAGGGGGCTTCACAGGTCATTCAAGGACATTGAATGGATAGAGCGAGCTGTGAGTGGCGCCAAGAAGCTTATCCCAGTGGCGGCGGCAATGGGCATGAAGTTATCCCAATTATCCCTGGCATTCGTTTTATCCTTCAGTAATGTAACTAGCGTTATGCCTAATATAACGACTAAGAGCGATATAGATAAGTACGTGGCCGTGGAGGGAAGGGAACTAGGCGAGGAAGTCATCGCTAAAATCAATGAAGTATATGAGTCCGACTTCAGAATCCTAAATGAGGAGAGCATTAGGGAAACCGATAGATACAGGAAACCCAGGGAGAAAAGCAACTAA
- a CDS encoding DNA-binding protein, whose amino-acid sequence MPRKQTERIDERKKEILNLVESNEELSTNDVVRITKLSHSQVFYILKLLSKDGLIKEVRRGKVAYWKSVKKQEAADQEE is encoded by the coding sequence ATGCCAAGGAAGCAAACGGAGAGGATAGATGAACGGAAAAAGGAGATCCTCAACTTAGTGGAGAGCAATGAGGAATTATCCACTAATGACGTTGTGAGGATAACAAAGCTCAGCCATAGCCAAGTATTCTATATACTTAAGCTGCTTAGCAAGGACGGCTTAATAAAGGAAGTGCGTAGAGGTAAAGTGGCTTACTGGAAATCCGTGAAGAAACAAGAAGCCGCGGATCAAGAGGAATAA